The following proteins are co-located in the Primulina tabacum isolate GXHZ01 chromosome 11, ASM2559414v2, whole genome shotgun sequence genome:
- the LOC142517996 gene encoding uncharacterized protein LOC142517996 isoform X1, which yields MEQLINFIIRPPRAEYNPKNDLLDQEFTLKGKWYQRKDLEVINSRGDVLQCSHYKPIVSPEGNALPCVIYCHGNSGCRTDASEAAIILLPSNITVFTLDFSGSGLSGGEHVTLGWNEKDDLQAVVKYLRGDGNVSLIGLWGRSMGAVTSLMYGVEDPSIAGMVLDSPFSDLVDLMMELVDTYKVRLPRFTVKFAIQYMRRAIQKKAKFDIMELNAIKVAKSCFVPVLFGHAVDDDFIQPHHSDRIFDAYMGDKNIIKFEGDHNSPRPQFYFDSICIFFNNVLQPPEDEIESAFYNLTRDYFGKNSLSTSRDAEYSDELVGSPSGATTSSTEDAIKQLRSRRPMSTIVVPADISSKNNELDTQVESRGSDSHPSSSSMISFELANGSHCSHAPASIDDDEYVEYPLDTLSDFPSNVEEEERMFMEAVLESLKDLEVTHPQPSSNGGNKLPEPETKPEPALKNEQGDSNWSDSIITDSITTSTVKDHEPASQMPLPKRSKSVLESPLFCTPISAPKTEETSPSDTSPCNGNLPGGDFVDFSNVWARNDAAQHPMGQETTGVTSRGDKTSGSQGTFDADVNDQTRVVVKVEKNPTSNIMDGLLRRWDLNFFRNR from the exons ATGGAACAGCTTATAAACTTCATTATAAGACCACCCAG AGCTGAATACAATCCAAAAAATGATTTGTTAGATCAAGAATTTACGCTGAAAGGCAAGTGGTACCAAAGGAAAGATTTGGAG GTGATAAATAGCCGAGGAGATGTTCTTCAATGTAGCCATTACAAGCCTATAGTCAGTCCTGAAGGAAATGCACTACCCTGTGTAATTTACTGCCATGGAAATAG TGGTTGCCGCACAGATGCCAGTGAAGCTGCCATTATATTGTTACCGTCAAATATTACTGTTTTTACTCTTGATTTCTCTGGTTCTGGACTCTCTGGAGGAGAACACGTCACTCTGGGGTGGAATGAA AAGGATGATCTCCAAGCTGTTGTTAAATATCTAAGGGGGGATGGGAATGTTTCCTTGATTGGTTTATGGGGCCGCTCCATGGGTGCTGTTACTAG CTTGATGTATGGAGTTGAGGATCCTTCCATAGCAGGAATGGTGCTAGACAGCCCCTTCTCTGATTTAGTTGACTTGATGATGGAATTGGTTGATACTTACAAAGTTCGTCTTCCCAGATTCACT GTTAAGTTTGCAATCCAGTATATGCGTAGGGCTATTCAGAAAAAGGCAAAATTTGACATAATGGAGCTCAATGCAATCAAG GTTGCAAAATCTTGCTTTGTTCCAGTTCTTTTTGGTCATGCCGTTGATGATGATTTCATACAACCCCATCATTCTGATCGGATATTTGATGCTTATATG GGGGacaaaaatataatcaaatttgAGGGTGATCACAATTCTCCCCGACCTCAATTTTACTTTGATTCgatttgtatttttttcaaCAATGTATTACAACCTCCAGAGGATGAAATAGAAAGTGCATTTTATAACTTGACTAGAGACTACTTCGGGAAG AATAGTCTGAGCACTTCTCGTGATGCGGAATATTCTGATGAATTAGTGGGTTCACCTTCTG gtGCAACAACTAGTAGCACCGAGGATGCCATTAAACAACTTCGATCCAGGAGACCTATGAGTACAATAGTG GTTCCCGCTGATATTTCATCTAAAAATAATGAACTTGATACGCAG GTGGAAAGTAGGGGATCTGATTCTCATCCATCATCTTCTAGTATGATCAGCTTTGAACTCGCCAATGGCAGCCATTGTTCTCATGCGCCTGCGTCAATTGATGATGATGAATATGTTGAGTATCCTCTCGATACTTTATCAGATTTCCCAAGCAACGTGGAGGAAGAAGAAAGG ATGTTCATGGAAGCTGTGCTTGAGTCGCTGAAGGACTTGGAGGTTACACACCCTCAACCATCATCCAACGGTGGTAATAAACTCCCAGAACCAGAAACAAAACCAGAACCAGCACTAAAGAATGAACAAGGGGATTCTAACTGGAGCGATTCCATAATAACAGACTCAATTACCACATCAACTGTCAAGGATCACGAACCAGCATCCCAGATGCCACTTCCTAAACGGAGCAAATCAGTATTAGAATCTCCACTGTTTTGCACTCCAATTTCAGCACCAAAGACGGAAGAAACTTCTCCAAGCGACACATCACCATGTAATGGTAATTTACCTGGTGGTGACTTTGTCGATTTTTCAAATGTCTGGGCAAGAAATGATGCTGCACAGCATCCAATGGGACAAGAAACTACTGGGGTGACATCTCGTGGTGATAAAACATCAGGCAGTCAGGGTACATTCGATGCCGACGTGAATGATCAGACGAGAGTCGTTGTTAAAGTTGAGAAGAACCCGACAAGCAATATCATGGATGGCCTGTTACGCCGTTGGGATCTCAATTTCTTCAGGAACAGATGA
- the LOC142517995 gene encoding uncharacterized protein LOC142517995 — MDPKPSPKDDDSVHLPISELERKLRDAEIVSPTRFEPCTFSELGTQTCSSANSVSVNRPSIRAPEKKLTLFALRLAVLEKAASGIGTLSFIWATVVLLGGFAITLDKTDFWFITVILLIEAARIFSRSHELEWQHQATWSITDAGISSFRALKLSSNHIIEAAKTACRPVVPSGKKSQQNRELALTTCQASRRDWGVKKITSRTWTNSEVPLIPYGKWVFYSKNVSKLLYWLQLASATACVVLSLIKLVHRNYGEVEKSDSDKRNRKSALIIFYSLALADALLFLLEKAYWEWKVSVQKILDQVNKECELGESGLISIRRFFYDAYSKCVNGSIFDGLKMDMTSFAMELLESSSSDEQLIGARILRKFSTIPCFSEDTLQKIGINLSVMERMVEMLNWKDPQEEEIRYSAAEILAKLAGIKQNSLRIAEIPGALESTSCLLHVSRSHTKAADEISEKRIIFDDENYGSWTFNHLGLQILKKLARDHDVCGKIGNTRGLLPKIIEFTHADERLLKNPTAAPSQILTVKRSLQVLKMLSSTSGAAGNQLRKEISEIVFTISYIRDILRYGEKQPELQILGIEILTNLAIEDEATKIIGGTGGMLKELFNIFLNDELPANQSNVRAVAGEALAMWALESQDTCERILKLGINGNLIKALEVPLLRINAARIVRNLCAYSGEDSYQQLKNLTAAGPIVLEAIMKEEDKLQEVMTGAAGCIFNLMTSEDSKIMLEKAGLREFDLARRLFMILKKYQDPSIKVPSIRRYAIELAIWMMRDDYTNTQSFISLGMERELKSVLETTSELESFNIFCGAVGLCRHRIPMHSLVETAIKMSENEQKSNIFHAKAPRDTKSEQM, encoded by the exons ATGGATCCTAAGCCATCACCTAAAGATGATGACAGCGTCCATCTGCCGATCTCTGAGCTTGAAAGAAAGCTCAGAGATGCAGAGATCGTTAGTCCCACAAGATTCGAGCCATGTACTTTTAGCGAGCTGGGTACACAAACCTGCAGCTCCGCAAATTCGGTGTCTGTAAACCGGCCGTCTATTCGAGCTCCTGAAAAAAAGCTTACGCTTTTTGCCCTCCGCCTTGCAGTGCTGGAAAAGGCAGCCTCAGGGATTGGGACTCTCAGTTTCATATGGGCTACGGTTGTTTTGCTCGGGGGTTTTGCCATAACTCTTGATAAAACAGACTTCTGGTTCATTACTGTGATATTGTTGATTGAAGCGGCTAGGATTTTTAGCAGAAGTCACGAGCTTGAATGGCAGCATCAGGCTACATGGTCCATCACCGATGCCGGGATCAGTAGTTTTCGTGCTCTAAAATTGAGCTCGAACCATATCATCGAAGCCGCAAAGACAGCCTGCAGACCGGTTGTTCCTTCAGGAAAGAAGAGCCAGCAGAATAGGGAGCTAGCATTGACAACTTGTCAGGCGAGCAGAAGGGATTGGGGTGTGAAAAAGATAACTAGTCGAACGTGGACAAATTCCGAGGTTCCTCTTATTCCTTATGGAAAATGGGTGTTCTATTCAAAAAATGTCAGCAAGCTTTTGTATTGGCTACAACTGGCGTCTGCCACAGCTTGTGTGGTTCTATCCCTGATAAAGCTTGTGCACCGGAACTATGGGGAAGTGGAGAAGAGTGATAGCGATAAAAGGAACCGGAAATCGGCTCTCATCATATTCTACTCATTGGCTTTGGCTGATGCATTGCTTTTTCTCTTGGAGAAAGCTTATTGGGAATGGAAAGTTAGTGTTCAGAAGATATTGGATCAGGTGAATAAGGAGTGTGAATTGGGTGAATCAGGTTTGATTTCGATTCGGAGATTTTTCTATGATGCCTATTCGAAATGTGTGAATGGAAGCATATTTGATGGCCTGAAAATGGACATGACTTCATTTGCTATGGAGTTGTTGGAATCCAGCTCCTCTGATGAGCAGCTGATTGGAGCACGAATCTTGAGAAAATTTTCGACCATTCCGTGTTTTTCTGAGGACACACTTCAGAAGATTGGGATCAATTTATCTGTTATGGAGAGGATGGTGGAAATGTTGAACTGGAAAGATCCTCAAGAAGAAGAGATCAGGTATTCTGCAGCCGAGATTTTAGCAAAATTGGCCGGTATAAAGCAAAACTCGCTACGAATTGCTGAAATTCCAGGTGCTCTGGAGTCAACGTCATGCCTGCTACATGTCAGCAGAAGCCACACTAAAGCTGCCGATGAAATCTCCGAGAAAAGGATAATCTTTGACGATGAAAACTATGGTTCTTGGACGTTCAATCACTTGGGGCTTCAGATTTTGAAGAAACTAGCTCGTGACCACGATGTCTGTGGAAAGATCGGCAACACGAGAGGTTTGCTGCCAAAGATTATCGAATTCACTCACGCAGATGAGCGGCTGCTGAAGAATCCAACTGCGGCACCGTCTCAAATTTTGACAGTGAAACGGTCATTGCAGGTTCTAAAGATGCTGTCCAGTACCTCGGGTGCTGCAGGCAATCAACTGAGGAAAGAGATATCAGAGATAGTATTCACAATTAGTTACATCCGTGATATATTAAGATATGGAGAAAAACAACCGGAGCTGCAAATATTGGGAATCGAAATTTTAACAAATCTTGCAATAGAAGATGAGGCAACAAAGATAATTGGAGGTACAGGTGGGATGCTTAAGGAACTGTTCAACATTTTCTTGAATGATGAATTACCGGCAAATCAAAGTAACGTACGAGCAGTTGCCGGAGAAGCATTAGCTATGTGGGCTTTGGAGAGTCAGGATACGTGCGAACGGATTCTTAAGTTAGGAATAAACGGGAATCTAATAAAAGCTCTGGAAGTTCCATTGCTTCGCATAAATGCAGCAAGAATCGTGCGAAATTTATGCGCCTATAGTGGAGAAGATTCATACCAGCAACTAAAGAATCTAACTGCTGCAGGGCCTATT GTTCTTGAGGCCATAATGAAGGAGGAGGACAAATTGCAAGAAGTAATGACCGGAGCGGCAGGCTGTATTTTCAACCTCATGACATCTGAAGACTCGAAAATCATGCTTGAAAAAGCGGGATTAAGAGAATTCGACCTGGCTCGTCGCCTTTTCATGATTCTGAAGAAGTACCAGGATCCATCAATTAAAGTTCCAAGCATAAGAAGGTATGCAATAGAACTTGCAATATGGATGATGAGAGATGATTACACGAATACTCAAAGTTTTATCAGCTTGGGAATGGAGAGGGAGCTTAAGTCTGTACTAGAGACGACATCAGAGCTGGAGAGTTTCAACATTTTCTGTGGAGCCGTTGGCCTATGCCGCCACCGAATACCAATGCACTCATTGGTTGAAACAGCAATAAAAATGTCGGAAAATGAGCAAAAGAGCAATATTTTCCATGCAAAAGCACCCCGTGATACGAAGTCAGAACAGATGTAA
- the LOC142517996 gene encoding uncharacterized protein LOC142517996 isoform X2 — MDLVQVINSRGDVLQCSHYKPIVSPEGNALPCVIYCHGNSGCRTDASEAAIILLPSNITVFTLDFSGSGLSGGEHVTLGWNEKDDLQAVVKYLRGDGNVSLIGLWGRSMGAVTSLMYGVEDPSIAGMVLDSPFSDLVDLMMELVDTYKVRLPRFTVKFAIQYMRRAIQKKAKFDIMELNAIKVAKSCFVPVLFGHAVDDDFIQPHHSDRIFDAYMGDKNIIKFEGDHNSPRPQFYFDSICIFFNNVLQPPEDEIESAFYNLTRDYFGKNSLSTSRDAEYSDELVGSPSGATTSSTEDAIKQLRSRRPMSTIVVPADISSKNNELDTQVESRGSDSHPSSSSMISFELANGSHCSHAPASIDDDEYVEYPLDTLSDFPSNVEEEERMFMEAVLESLKDLEVTHPQPSSNGGNKLPEPETKPEPALKNEQGDSNWSDSIITDSITTSTVKDHEPASQMPLPKRSKSVLESPLFCTPISAPKTEETSPSDTSPCNGNLPGGDFVDFSNVWARNDAAQHPMGQETTGVTSRGDKTSGSQGTFDADVNDQTRVVVKVEKNPTSNIMDGLLRRWDLNFFRNR; from the exons ATGGATCTTGTGCAG GTGATAAATAGCCGAGGAGATGTTCTTCAATGTAGCCATTACAAGCCTATAGTCAGTCCTGAAGGAAATGCACTACCCTGTGTAATTTACTGCCATGGAAATAG TGGTTGCCGCACAGATGCCAGTGAAGCTGCCATTATATTGTTACCGTCAAATATTACTGTTTTTACTCTTGATTTCTCTGGTTCTGGACTCTCTGGAGGAGAACACGTCACTCTGGGGTGGAATGAA AAGGATGATCTCCAAGCTGTTGTTAAATATCTAAGGGGGGATGGGAATGTTTCCTTGATTGGTTTATGGGGCCGCTCCATGGGTGCTGTTACTAG CTTGATGTATGGAGTTGAGGATCCTTCCATAGCAGGAATGGTGCTAGACAGCCCCTTCTCTGATTTAGTTGACTTGATGATGGAATTGGTTGATACTTACAAAGTTCGTCTTCCCAGATTCACT GTTAAGTTTGCAATCCAGTATATGCGTAGGGCTATTCAGAAAAAGGCAAAATTTGACATAATGGAGCTCAATGCAATCAAG GTTGCAAAATCTTGCTTTGTTCCAGTTCTTTTTGGTCATGCCGTTGATGATGATTTCATACAACCCCATCATTCTGATCGGATATTTGATGCTTATATG GGGGacaaaaatataatcaaatttgAGGGTGATCACAATTCTCCCCGACCTCAATTTTACTTTGATTCgatttgtatttttttcaaCAATGTATTACAACCTCCAGAGGATGAAATAGAAAGTGCATTTTATAACTTGACTAGAGACTACTTCGGGAAG AATAGTCTGAGCACTTCTCGTGATGCGGAATATTCTGATGAATTAGTGGGTTCACCTTCTG gtGCAACAACTAGTAGCACCGAGGATGCCATTAAACAACTTCGATCCAGGAGACCTATGAGTACAATAGTG GTTCCCGCTGATATTTCATCTAAAAATAATGAACTTGATACGCAG GTGGAAAGTAGGGGATCTGATTCTCATCCATCATCTTCTAGTATGATCAGCTTTGAACTCGCCAATGGCAGCCATTGTTCTCATGCGCCTGCGTCAATTGATGATGATGAATATGTTGAGTATCCTCTCGATACTTTATCAGATTTCCCAAGCAACGTGGAGGAAGAAGAAAGG ATGTTCATGGAAGCTGTGCTTGAGTCGCTGAAGGACTTGGAGGTTACACACCCTCAACCATCATCCAACGGTGGTAATAAACTCCCAGAACCAGAAACAAAACCAGAACCAGCACTAAAGAATGAACAAGGGGATTCTAACTGGAGCGATTCCATAATAACAGACTCAATTACCACATCAACTGTCAAGGATCACGAACCAGCATCCCAGATGCCACTTCCTAAACGGAGCAAATCAGTATTAGAATCTCCACTGTTTTGCACTCCAATTTCAGCACCAAAGACGGAAGAAACTTCTCCAAGCGACACATCACCATGTAATGGTAATTTACCTGGTGGTGACTTTGTCGATTTTTCAAATGTCTGGGCAAGAAATGATGCTGCACAGCATCCAATGGGACAAGAAACTACTGGGGTGACATCTCGTGGTGATAAAACATCAGGCAGTCAGGGTACATTCGATGCCGACGTGAATGATCAGACGAGAGTCGTTGTTAAAGTTGAGAAGAACCCGACAAGCAATATCATGGATGGCCTGTTACGCCGTTGGGATCTCAATTTCTTCAGGAACAGATGA